One Hyphomicrobium album genomic window carries:
- a CDS encoding mismatch-specific DNA-glycosylase yields the protein MDADLALRIAAPTLPPSDAAAIAHLLPDVLADNLDVVFVGTAAGRRSLARGIYYAGAGNRFWPMLRQVELIPPRFAARDFAELMSIGIGFTDLSKTGCGMDRDVVVTAADIAVFDAKLRACQPRAIAFTGKKAAGLWLRRRTDRIPYGRQKRRPPDFCDAFVLPSPSAAARRYWKVEPWQELADWLRATAPWRF from the coding sequence ATGGACGCGGACCTCGCGCTTCGCATCGCCGCGCCGACTTTGCCGCCATCGGATGCGGCGGCAATTGCGCATCTGCTCCCCGATGTCCTCGCCGACAATCTCGACGTCGTGTTCGTCGGCACCGCCGCCGGGCGCCGATCATTGGCGCGCGGCATCTACTATGCCGGTGCGGGAAACAGGTTCTGGCCGATGCTGCGGCAGGTCGAGCTCATCCCGCCGCGCTTTGCAGCGCGCGACTTCGCCGAGCTTATGAGCATCGGCATCGGCTTCACTGACTTGAGCAAGACGGGCTGCGGCATGGACCGCGATGTCGTCGTCACTGCGGCCGACATCGCCGTCTTCGACGCGAAGCTCCGCGCGTGCCAGCCGCGGGCCATCGCCTTTACCGGCAAGAAGGCGGCGGGCCTCTGGCTGCGCCGGCGCACCGACCGCATCCCCTACGGTCGCCAGAAGCGGCGTCCGCCCGACTTCTGCGACGCGTTCGTGTTGCCGTCACCATCGGCCGCGGCGCGCCGGTACTGGAAGGTCGAGCCCTGGCAGGAGCTCGCCGACTGGCTGCGCGCCACCGCGCCCTGGCGGTTCTGA
- a CDS encoding alkene reductase produces the protein MSKPVSALAAKSDLFDPIVLGPYTLANRIVMAPLTRSRADDEGVPGELQATYYAQRASAGLIISEATNISPQGKGYIRTPGIWSKEQVEGWKLTTKAVHDRGGRIYLQLWHVGRVSHPDLQPGGSLPVAPSAVRAENQQAYTYEGFKPLVTPRALETAEISGIVADYAHAAKRAKEAGFDGVEIHAANGYLLQQFLSDKTNKRTDQYGGSIENRTRIVVEVVDAVVKVWGGDRVGIRLAPLTKFADIGDSNPEPVYLSLVEQLNPFKLSYIHVVEGDTGGDRNPSGAFDLQKLRRAFNGLYMANNNYTLELAVEARAENLADLICFGRPFIANPDLVERLREGAPLATPDPSTFYAGEAKGYTDYPAL, from the coding sequence ATGTCGAAGCCCGTTTCCGCCCTTGCCGCCAAGTCGGATCTCTTCGATCCGATTGTGCTCGGCCCCTATACCCTCGCCAACCGCATCGTCATGGCGCCGCTGACGCGCTCGCGCGCCGACGACGAGGGCGTGCCCGGCGAGCTGCAGGCGACCTACTACGCGCAGCGCGCCTCCGCCGGCCTCATCATTTCGGAGGCCACCAACATCTCCCCGCAGGGCAAAGGCTACATCCGCACCCCTGGCATCTGGTCGAAGGAGCAGGTCGAGGGCTGGAAGCTGACCACCAAGGCCGTGCACGACAGGGGCGGCCGCATCTACCTGCAGCTCTGGCATGTCGGCCGCGTCTCGCACCCCGACCTCCAGCCGGGCGGCTCGCTCCCCGTCGCGCCGAGCGCCGTGCGTGCCGAGAACCAGCAGGCCTACACGTACGAAGGGTTCAAGCCGCTCGTCACGCCGCGCGCCCTTGAGACCGCCGAGATTTCCGGCATCGTCGCCGACTACGCGCACGCCGCCAAGCGCGCCAAGGAAGCAGGCTTCGACGGCGTCGAGATCCATGCCGCCAACGGTTACCTCTTGCAGCAGTTCCTTTCCGACAAGACCAACAAGCGCACCGACCAGTACGGCGGCTCGATCGAGAACCGCACGCGCATTGTCGTCGAGGTCGTCGATGCCGTGGTGAAGGTATGGGGTGGTGACCGGGTCGGCATCCGCCTCGCGCCGCTGACCAAATTCGCCGACATCGGCGATTCAAACCCCGAACCGGTCTACCTGTCGCTGGTCGAGCAGCTCAACCCGTTCAAGCTGTCGTACATCCACGTCGTCGAGGGCGACACCGGCGGTGACCGCAACCCGTCCGGCGCCTTCGACCTGCAGAAGCTGCGCCGCGCCTTCAATGGCCTCTATATGGCCAACAACAACTACACGCTGGAACTCGCCGTCGAGGCGCGCGCCGAGAATCTTGCCGATCTAATTTGCTTCGGCCGGCCGTTCATCGCCAACCCCGACCTCGTCGAGCGCTTGCGCGAGGGCGCGCCGCTGGCCACGCCCGACCCGAGCACCTTCTATGCGGGCGAGGCGAAGGGATACACCGACTACCCCGCGCTCTGA